Proteins from a genomic interval of Halopseudomonas litoralis:
- a CDS encoding NAD(P)H-quinone oxidoreductase, whose product MEMQAVEITEPGGPEVLRITRRPVPVPGQGEVLIRVSAFGINRPDIAQRKGNYPVPPGVTDIPGLEVSGEIIAGDLSHPSNYPGLAQGDAVCALLQGGGYAEYCVAPIAQCLPHPAGFDHVQAAALPETFYTVWSNVFERGALGHGPKGKGETLLVHGGSSGIGTVAIQLAVQRGHKVFATAGSREKCEFCEALGATKAINYHEEDFATAITALTDGVGVDVILDMVGGDYLPKELACAADDGRIVIIALQKGAEATIPLSDILRRRVTITGSTLRPRSVEFKGELSRALLTHVWPLLEQDVIKPVIETVLPASEIIEAHRLMDAGAHKGKILLSWDL is encoded by the coding sequence ATGGAAATGCAGGCCGTTGAGATAACCGAACCGGGCGGGCCTGAAGTGTTACGCATCACCCGCCGTCCGGTACCTGTACCGGGCCAGGGTGAGGTGCTAATTCGTGTTTCGGCGTTTGGTATCAACCGTCCTGATATCGCCCAGCGCAAGGGCAACTATCCGGTACCGCCAGGGGTAACCGACATCCCCGGTCTCGAGGTTTCCGGAGAAATCATTGCCGGCGATCTGAGCCACCCCTCGAACTATCCGGGGTTGGCGCAAGGGGACGCGGTCTGCGCGCTGCTGCAGGGTGGCGGCTATGCGGAGTATTGCGTGGCGCCCATTGCCCAGTGCCTACCGCACCCGGCGGGCTTTGACCATGTCCAGGCCGCCGCGCTGCCGGAAACTTTCTATACCGTCTGGAGCAATGTGTTCGAGAGAGGCGCGCTGGGCCATGGTCCCAAGGGCAAGGGAGAGACCCTGCTGGTCCATGGCGGCAGCAGCGGGATCGGTACGGTGGCGATCCAACTGGCGGTTCAGCGTGGCCACAAGGTATTCGCCACGGCAGGGTCTCGAGAGAAATGTGAGTTCTGCGAAGCCCTGGGCGCAACCAAGGCAATCAATTACCATGAAGAAGATTTTGCGACAGCTATCACTGCGCTGACCGATGGCGTCGGTGTCGATGTCATCCTCGATATGGTAGGCGGCGATTACCTGCCTAAAGAACTAGCCTGCGCTGCTGACGACGGCCGCATTGTGATCATTGCGCTGCAAAAAGGCGCAGAGGCCACCATCCCCCTGAGTGACATCCTGCGCCGCCGCGTCACCATCACCGGGTCCACGCTGCGCCCGCGCTCGGTGGAGTTCAAGGGTGAGTTGTCCCGCGCCCTCCTTACCCATGTCTGGCCGCTGTTAGAGCAAGACGTGATCAAACCGGTCATTGAGACGGTACTGCCTGCCAGTGAGATCATCGAGGCGCACCGCCTCATGGATGCAGGCGCACACAAGGGAAAAATTCTGCTGAGCTGGGACCTGTAA